The Grus americana isolate bGruAme1 chromosome 38, bGruAme1.mat, whole genome shotgun sequence genome includes a region encoding these proteins:
- the ATP2B3 gene encoding plasma membrane calcium-transporting ATPase 3 isoform X2 — MGDLANSAGEPGPGGGFGCSLAELRALMELRGAEALLKVQEAYGDVHGLCRRLRTSPTDGLSEGAAELERRRQVFGQNWIPPKRPKTFVELVWEALQDVTLIILEVAAVVSLGLSFYAPPSGDTEVCGHASGGAEDEGEAEAGWIEGAAILLSVACVVLVTAFNDWSKERQFRGLQSRIEQEQRFTVVRHGRQAQVPVAELVVGDVAQVKYGDLLPADGVLIQGNDLKIDESALTGESDHVRKSADKDPMLLSGTHVMEGSGKMVVTAVGVNSQTGIIFTLLGAGGEEEEEKKEKKGKPQDGAVENLQSKAKKQDGAVAMEMQPLKSAEGGDVEERERKRSSGPKKEKSVLQGKLTKLAVQIGKAGLVMSAVTVIILVLYFVIETFVVEGRPWLAECTPVYVQYWVKFFIIGVTVLVVAVPEGLPLAVTISLAYSVKKMMRDNNLVRHLDACETMGNATAICSDKTGTLTTNRMTVVQAFLGDTHFRAPPDPAGIAPRTLDLLVQAIAINSAYTTKILPPETAGGLPRQVGNKTECALLGLVLALRRDYEAVRAQVPEERLHKVYTFNSVRKSMSTVTRLPAGGFRLYSKGASEILLRRCCAILGGGGEARAFGPRDREDVVRKVVEPMAAAGLRTLVLAFRDFPPAPEPPWDDEAAIVGELTCIAVVGIEDPVRPEVPDAIRKCQRAGITVRMVTGDNLNTARAIAAKCGILPAGEDWLCLEGKEFNRRIRNEKGEIEQERLDKVWPKLRVLARSSPTDKHTLVKGIIDSTIGDQRQVVAVTGDGTNDGPALKKADVGFAMGIAGTDVAKEASDIILTDDNFSSIVKAVMWGRNVYDSISKFLQFQLTVNVVAVVVAFTGACITQDSPLKAVQMLWVNLIMDTFASLALATEPPTEALLLRKPYGRNKPLISRTMLKNILGHAAYQLVIIFTLLFVALQRDQRAQDPRREERLRRHLRQPHLLLHRPGHLRHPDRHRAVWGEALQLLPAQRRAVAVVPLRGRRRARLGAGDGVGAGGAAAVPRGGSGPSPGSVVGAGGGGGGGGRGGGRGRAGAAPGAGALGARPQPHPDADGRSRHLPEKRLLSGGRPAPLVRPQPPAGGGQRRPRDPRPCGWCEPSVAPWGGPPRAPRPGPAPPSGPPPSCSSGTRGTSPSSTTPTPRARPPPTATTTTPPPRGAPPGRLHSLETSL; from the exons ATGGGGGACCTGGCCAACAGCGCGGGGgagcccggccccggggggggctTCGGCTGCAGCCTGGCGGAGCTGCGGGCGCTGATGGAGCTGCGCGGCGCCGAGGCCCTGCTCAAGGTGCAGGAGGCCTACGGGGACGTCCACGGGCTCTGCCGCCGCCTCCGCACCTCGCCCACGGACG GGCTGTCGGAGGGGGCGGCGGAGCTGGAGCGGCGGCGCCAGGTCTTTGGGCAGAACTGGATCCCCCCGAAGCGCCCCAAGACCTTCGTGGAGCTGGTGTGGGAGGCGCTGCAGGACGTCACCCTCATCATCCTCGAGGTGGCCGCCGTCGTCTCCCTGGGGCTCTCCTTCTACGCCCCCCCCAGCGGGGACACCGAAG TCTGCGGCCATGCCTCGGGGGGCGCGGAGGACGAgggggaggcggaggcgggCTGGATCGAGGGGGCGGCCATCCTGCTGTCGGTGGCCTGCGTCGTCCTCGTCACCGCCTTCAACGACTGGAGCAAGGAGCGCCAGTTCCGGGGGCTGCAGAGCCGCATCGAGCAGGAGCAACGCTTCACCGTCGTGCGCCACGGCCGCCAGGCGCAGGTCCCCGTCGCCGAGCTGGTGGTGGGCGACGTCGCCCAGGTCAAGTACG GCGACCTGCTGCCGGCCGACGGCGTCCTCATCCAAGGCAACGACCTCAAGATCGACGAGAGCGCGCTGACGGGGGAGTCCGACCACGTCCGCAAGTCGGCCGACAAGGACCCCATGCTGCTCTCGG GCACCCACGTCATGGAGGGCTCGGGGAAGATGGTGGTGACGGCCGTGGGGGTCAACTCGCAGACCGGCATCATCTTCACCTTGCTGGGCGCCggcggcgaggaggaggaggagaagaaggagaagaaag GGAAGCCCCAGGACGGCGCGGTGGAGAACCTGCAGAGCAAAG CCAAGAAGCAGGACGGGGCGGTGGCGATGGAGATGCAGCCGCTGAAGAGCGCGGAGGGGGGGGACGTGGAGGAACGGGAGCGGAAGCGGAGCAGCGGCCCCAAGAAGGAGAAGTCGGTGCTGCAGGGCAAGCTCACCAAGCTGGCCGTGCAGATCGGCAAGGCAG GGCTGGTGATGTCGGCGGTGACGGTGATCATCCTGGTGCTCTACTTCGTCATCGAGACCTTCGTGGTGGAGGGCCGGCCCTGGCTGGCCGAGTGCACCCCCGTCTACGTCCAGTACTGGGTCAAGTTCTTCATCATCGGCGTCACCGTCCTGGTGGTGGCCGTCCCCGAGGGGCTGCCGCTGGCCGTCACCATCTCCCTCGCCTACTCGGTCAAG aAAATGATGCGGGACAACAACCTGGTGCGTCACCTGGACGCCTGCGAGACGATGGGCAACGCCACGGCCATCTGCTCCGACAAGACGGGGACGCTGACCACCAACCGCATGACGGTGGTGCAGGCTTTCCTGGGGGACACCCACTTCCGCGCCCCCCCAGACCCCGCCGGCATCGCCCCCCGCACCCTCGACCTCCTGGTCCAGGCCATCGCCATCAACAGCGCCTACACCACCAAAATCCTG ccccccgaAACGGCAGGGGGGCTGCCGCGTCAGGTGGGGAACAAGACGGAGTGCgcgctgctggggctggtgctggcgCTGCGCAGGGACTACGAGGCCGTGCGGGCGCAGGTCCCCGAGGAGCGGCTCCACAAGGTCTACACCTTCAACTCCGTCCGCAAGTCCATGAGCACCGTCACGCGCCTGCCCGCCGGCGGCTTCCGCCTCTACAGCAAGGGCGCTTCCGAAATCCTCCTGCGCAG GTGCTGCGCCATCctggggggcggcggggaggcgcGCGCCTTCGGTCCGCGGGACCGGGAGGACGTGGTGCGGAAGGTGGTGGAGCCGATGGCGGCGGCCGGGCTGCGCACCCTGGTCCTGGCTTTCCGCGATTTTCCCCCGGCCCCCGAGCCCCCCTGGGACGACGAGGCCGCCATCGTGGGAGAGCTCACCTGCATCGCCGTCGTCGGCATCGAGGACCCCGTGCGCCCCGAG GTTCCCGACGCGATCCGGAAATGCCAGCGCGCCGGGATCACGGTGCGGATGGTGACGGGGGACAACCTGAACACGGCGCGGGCCATCGCGGCAAAGTGCGGCATCCTGCCCGCCGGCGAGGACTGGCTCTGCCTGGAGGGGAAGGAGTTCAACCGCCGCATCCGCAACGAGAAGGGGGAG atcgAGCAGGAGCGCCTCGATAAGGTGTGGCCCAAGCTGCGGGTCCTGGCGCGGTCGTCGCCCACCGACAAGCACACCCTGGTCAAAg GGATCATCGACAGCACCATCGGGGACCAGCGGCAGGTGGTGGCCGTCACGGGGGACGGCACCAACGACGGCCCCGCGCTCAAGAAGGCCGACGTGGGCTTCGCCATG GGCATCGCGGGGACGGACGTGGCCAAGGAGGCGTCCGACATCATCCTGACGGACGACAACTTCTCCAGCATCGTCAAGGCGGTGATGTGGGGCCGCAACGTCTACGACAGCATCTCCAAATTCCTCCAGTTCCAGCTGACCGTCAACGTGGTGGCCGTGGTGGTGGCCTTCACCGGGGCCTGCATCACCCAG GACTCCCCGCTGAAGGCGGTGCAGATGCTGTGGGTCAACCTCATCATGGACACCTTCGCCTCGCTGGCGCTGGCCACCGAGCCGCCCACCGAAGCGCTGCTGCTGCGCAAGCCCTACGGCCGCAACAAGCCCCTCATCTCCCGCACCATGCTGAAGAACATCCTGGGGCACGCCGCCTACCAGCTCGTCATCATCTTCACCCTCCTCTTCGTCG CTCTTCAACGAGATCAACGCGCGCAAGATCCACGGCGAGAGGAACGTCTTCGACGGCATCTTCGCCAACCCCATCTTCTGCTCCATCGTCCTGGGCACCTTCGCCATCCAG atcgTCATCGTGCAGTTTGGGGGGAAGCCCTTCAGCTGCTCCCCGCTCAGCGCCGAGCAGTGGCTGTGGTGCCTCTTCGTGGGCGTCGGCGAGCTCGTCTGGGGGCAG GTGATGGTGTGGGTGCCGGGGGGGCGGCTGCggtgccccggggggggtcGGGGCCGTCGCCAGGCAGCGTCGTCGgcgcaggaggaggaggaggaggaggaggaagaggaggtggacGCGGCCGAGCGGGAGCTGCGCCGGGGGCAGGTGCTCTGGGTGCGCGGCCTCAACCGCATCCAGACGCAG ATGGCCGTAGTCGGCACCTTCCGGAGAAGCGGCTCCTTTCAGGGGGGCGCCCGGCGCCGCTCGTCCGTCCTCAGCCACCTGCAGGAGGGGGGCAGCGCcgcccccgggacccccgccC aTGCGGGTGGTGCGAGCCTTCCGTAGCTCCctgggggggccccccccgcgccccgaggcccggcccggcccccccttCGGGCCCCCCCCCGAGCTGCTCTTCGGGGACACGCGGGACATCCCCCTCATCGACGACACCGACGCCGAGAGCGAGGCCCCCCCCAACCGCAACAacaaccaccccccccccccggggagccccccccggccgccTCCACAGCCTGGAGACCTCGCTctag
- the ATP2B3 gene encoding plasma membrane calcium-transporting ATPase 3 isoform X7, whose protein sequence is MGDLANSAGEPGPGGGFGCSLAELRALMELRGAEALLKVQEAYGDVHGLCRRLRTSPTDGLSEGAAELERRRQVFGQNWIPPKRPKTFVELVWEALQDVTLIILEVAAVVSLGLSFYAPPSGDTEVCGHASGGAEDEGEAEAGWIEGAAILLSVACVVLVTAFNDWSKERQFRGLQSRIEQEQRFTVVRHGRQAQVPVAELVVGDVAQVKYGDLLPADGVLIQGNDLKIDESALTGESDHVRKSADKDPMLLSGTHVMEGSGKMVVTAVGVNSQTGIIFTLLGAGGEEEEEKKEKKGKPQDGAVENLQSKAKKQDGAVAMEMQPLKSAEGGDVEERERKRSSGPKKEKSVLQGKLTKLAVQIGKAGLVMSAVTVIILVLYFVIETFVVEGRPWLAECTPVYVQYWVKFFIIGVTVLVVAVPEGLPLAVTISLAYSVKKMMRDNNLVRHLDACETMGNATAICSDKTGTLTTNRMTVVQAFLGDTHFRAPPDPAGIAPRTLDLLVQAIAINSAYTTKILPPETAGGLPRQVGNKTECALLGLVLALRRDYEAVRAQVPEERLHKVYTFNSVRKSMSTVTRLPAGGFRLYSKGASEILLRRCCAILGGGGEARAFGPRDREDVVRKVVEPMAAAGLRTLVLAFRDFPPAPEPPWDDEAAIVGELTCIAVVGIEDPVRPEVPDAIRKCQRAGITVRMVTGDNLNTARAIAAKCGILPAGEDWLCLEGKEFNRRIRNEKGEIEQERLDKVWPKLRVLARSSPTDKHTLVKGIIDSTIGDQRQVVAVTGDGTNDGPALKKADVGFAMGIAGTDVAKEASDIILTDDNFSSIVKAVMWGRNVYDSISKFLQFQLTVNVVAVVVAFTGACITQDSPLKAVQMLWVNLIMDTFASLALATEPPTEALLLRKPYGRNKPLISRTMLKNILGHAAYQLVIIFTLLFVGEVFFDIDSGRNAPLHSPPSEHYTIIFNTFVMMQLFNEINARKIHGERNVFDGIFANPIFCSIVLGTFAIQAPSPTRWAPGTPGDPQLRR, encoded by the exons ATGGGGGACCTGGCCAACAGCGCGGGGgagcccggccccggggggggctTCGGCTGCAGCCTGGCGGAGCTGCGGGCGCTGATGGAGCTGCGCGGCGCCGAGGCCCTGCTCAAGGTGCAGGAGGCCTACGGGGACGTCCACGGGCTCTGCCGCCGCCTCCGCACCTCGCCCACGGACG GGCTGTCGGAGGGGGCGGCGGAGCTGGAGCGGCGGCGCCAGGTCTTTGGGCAGAACTGGATCCCCCCGAAGCGCCCCAAGACCTTCGTGGAGCTGGTGTGGGAGGCGCTGCAGGACGTCACCCTCATCATCCTCGAGGTGGCCGCCGTCGTCTCCCTGGGGCTCTCCTTCTACGCCCCCCCCAGCGGGGACACCGAAG TCTGCGGCCATGCCTCGGGGGGCGCGGAGGACGAgggggaggcggaggcgggCTGGATCGAGGGGGCGGCCATCCTGCTGTCGGTGGCCTGCGTCGTCCTCGTCACCGCCTTCAACGACTGGAGCAAGGAGCGCCAGTTCCGGGGGCTGCAGAGCCGCATCGAGCAGGAGCAACGCTTCACCGTCGTGCGCCACGGCCGCCAGGCGCAGGTCCCCGTCGCCGAGCTGGTGGTGGGCGACGTCGCCCAGGTCAAGTACG GCGACCTGCTGCCGGCCGACGGCGTCCTCATCCAAGGCAACGACCTCAAGATCGACGAGAGCGCGCTGACGGGGGAGTCCGACCACGTCCGCAAGTCGGCCGACAAGGACCCCATGCTGCTCTCGG GCACCCACGTCATGGAGGGCTCGGGGAAGATGGTGGTGACGGCCGTGGGGGTCAACTCGCAGACCGGCATCATCTTCACCTTGCTGGGCGCCggcggcgaggaggaggaggagaagaaggagaagaaag GGAAGCCCCAGGACGGCGCGGTGGAGAACCTGCAGAGCAAAG CCAAGAAGCAGGACGGGGCGGTGGCGATGGAGATGCAGCCGCTGAAGAGCGCGGAGGGGGGGGACGTGGAGGAACGGGAGCGGAAGCGGAGCAGCGGCCCCAAGAAGGAGAAGTCGGTGCTGCAGGGCAAGCTCACCAAGCTGGCCGTGCAGATCGGCAAGGCAG GGCTGGTGATGTCGGCGGTGACGGTGATCATCCTGGTGCTCTACTTCGTCATCGAGACCTTCGTGGTGGAGGGCCGGCCCTGGCTGGCCGAGTGCACCCCCGTCTACGTCCAGTACTGGGTCAAGTTCTTCATCATCGGCGTCACCGTCCTGGTGGTGGCCGTCCCCGAGGGGCTGCCGCTGGCCGTCACCATCTCCCTCGCCTACTCGGTCAAG aAAATGATGCGGGACAACAACCTGGTGCGTCACCTGGACGCCTGCGAGACGATGGGCAACGCCACGGCCATCTGCTCCGACAAGACGGGGACGCTGACCACCAACCGCATGACGGTGGTGCAGGCTTTCCTGGGGGACACCCACTTCCGCGCCCCCCCAGACCCCGCCGGCATCGCCCCCCGCACCCTCGACCTCCTGGTCCAGGCCATCGCCATCAACAGCGCCTACACCACCAAAATCCTG ccccccgaAACGGCAGGGGGGCTGCCGCGTCAGGTGGGGAACAAGACGGAGTGCgcgctgctggggctggtgctggcgCTGCGCAGGGACTACGAGGCCGTGCGGGCGCAGGTCCCCGAGGAGCGGCTCCACAAGGTCTACACCTTCAACTCCGTCCGCAAGTCCATGAGCACCGTCACGCGCCTGCCCGCCGGCGGCTTCCGCCTCTACAGCAAGGGCGCTTCCGAAATCCTCCTGCGCAG GTGCTGCGCCATCctggggggcggcggggaggcgcGCGCCTTCGGTCCGCGGGACCGGGAGGACGTGGTGCGGAAGGTGGTGGAGCCGATGGCGGCGGCCGGGCTGCGCACCCTGGTCCTGGCTTTCCGCGATTTTCCCCCGGCCCCCGAGCCCCCCTGGGACGACGAGGCCGCCATCGTGGGAGAGCTCACCTGCATCGCCGTCGTCGGCATCGAGGACCCCGTGCGCCCCGAG GTTCCCGACGCGATCCGGAAATGCCAGCGCGCCGGGATCACGGTGCGGATGGTGACGGGGGACAACCTGAACACGGCGCGGGCCATCGCGGCAAAGTGCGGCATCCTGCCCGCCGGCGAGGACTGGCTCTGCCTGGAGGGGAAGGAGTTCAACCGCCGCATCCGCAACGAGAAGGGGGAG atcgAGCAGGAGCGCCTCGATAAGGTGTGGCCCAAGCTGCGGGTCCTGGCGCGGTCGTCGCCCACCGACAAGCACACCCTGGTCAAAg GGATCATCGACAGCACCATCGGGGACCAGCGGCAGGTGGTGGCCGTCACGGGGGACGGCACCAACGACGGCCCCGCGCTCAAGAAGGCCGACGTGGGCTTCGCCATG GGCATCGCGGGGACGGACGTGGCCAAGGAGGCGTCCGACATCATCCTGACGGACGACAACTTCTCCAGCATCGTCAAGGCGGTGATGTGGGGCCGCAACGTCTACGACAGCATCTCCAAATTCCTCCAGTTCCAGCTGACCGTCAACGTGGTGGCCGTGGTGGTGGCCTTCACCGGGGCCTGCATCACCCAG GACTCCCCGCTGAAGGCGGTGCAGATGCTGTGGGTCAACCTCATCATGGACACCTTCGCCTCGCTGGCGCTGGCCACCGAGCCGCCCACCGAAGCGCTGCTGCTGCGCAAGCCCTACGGCCGCAACAAGCCCCTCATCTCCCGCACCATGCTGAAGAACATCCTGGGGCACGCCGCCTACCAGCTCGTCATCATCTTCACCCTCCTCTTCGTCG GGGAGGTCTTTTTCGACATCGACAGCGGGCGCAACGCCCCCCTGCACTCGCCGCCCTCGGAGCACTACACCATCATCTTCAACACCTTCGTCATGATGCAGCTCTTCAACGAGATCAACGCGCGCAAGATCCACGGCGAGAGGAACGTCTTCGACGGCATCTTCGCCAACCCCATCTTCTGCTCCATCGTCCTGGGCACCTTCGCCATCCAG GCACCTTCACCGACCAGGTGGGCTCCGGGGacccccggggacccccagcTGCGGAGGTGA
- the ATP2B3 gene encoding plasma membrane calcium-transporting ATPase 3 isoform X6 → MGDLANSAGEPGPGGGFGCSLAELRALMELRGAEALLKVQEAYGDVHGLCRRLRTSPTDGLSEGAAELERRRQVFGQNWIPPKRPKTFVELVWEALQDVTLIILEVAAVVSLGLSFYAPPSGDTEVCGHASGGAEDEGEAEAGWIEGAAILLSVACVVLVTAFNDWSKERQFRGLQSRIEQEQRFTVVRHGRQAQVPVAELVVGDVAQVKYGDLLPADGVLIQGNDLKIDESALTGESDHVRKSADKDPMLLSGTHVMEGSGKMVVTAVGVNSQTGIIFTLLGAGGEEEEEKKEKKGKPQDGAVENLQSKAKKQDGAVAMEMQPLKSAEGGDVEERERKRSSGPKKEKSVLQGKLTKLAVQIGKAGLVMSAVTVIILVLYFVIETFVVEGRPWLAECTPVYVQYWVKFFIIGVTVLVVAVPEGLPLAVTISLAYSVKKMMRDNNLVRHLDACETMGNATAICSDKTGTLTTNRMTVVQAFLGDTHFRAPPDPAGIAPRTLDLLVQAIAINSAYTTKILPPETAGGLPRQVGNKTECALLGLVLALRRDYEAVRAQVPEERLHKVYTFNSVRKSMSTVTRLPAGGFRLYSKGASEILLRRCCAILGGGGEARAFGPRDREDVVRKVVEPMAAAGLRTLVLAFRDFPPAPEPPWDDEAAIVGELTCIAVVGIEDPVRPEVPDAIRKCQRAGITVRMVTGDNLNTARAIAAKCGILPAGEDWLCLEGKEFNRRIRNEKGEIEQERLDKVWPKLRVLARSSPTDKHTLVKGIIDSTIGDQRQVVAVTGDGTNDGPALKKADVGFAMGIAGTDVAKEASDIILTDDNFSSIVKAVMWGRNVYDSISKFLQFQLTVNVVAVVVAFTGACITQDSPLKAVQMLWVNLIMDTFASLALATEPPTEALLLRKPYGRNKPLISRTMLKNILGHAAYQLVIIFTLLFVALQRDQRAQDPRREERLRRHLRQPHLLLHRPGHLRHPGTFTDQVGSGDPRGPPAAEVTHGDTGHRKGGAPQGPPPGDIQAPRGPPGTPDSPSVCSIVLGTFASRSSSCSLGGSPSAAPRSAPSSGCGASSWASASSSGGR, encoded by the exons ATGGGGGACCTGGCCAACAGCGCGGGGgagcccggccccggggggggctTCGGCTGCAGCCTGGCGGAGCTGCGGGCGCTGATGGAGCTGCGCGGCGCCGAGGCCCTGCTCAAGGTGCAGGAGGCCTACGGGGACGTCCACGGGCTCTGCCGCCGCCTCCGCACCTCGCCCACGGACG GGCTGTCGGAGGGGGCGGCGGAGCTGGAGCGGCGGCGCCAGGTCTTTGGGCAGAACTGGATCCCCCCGAAGCGCCCCAAGACCTTCGTGGAGCTGGTGTGGGAGGCGCTGCAGGACGTCACCCTCATCATCCTCGAGGTGGCCGCCGTCGTCTCCCTGGGGCTCTCCTTCTACGCCCCCCCCAGCGGGGACACCGAAG TCTGCGGCCATGCCTCGGGGGGCGCGGAGGACGAgggggaggcggaggcgggCTGGATCGAGGGGGCGGCCATCCTGCTGTCGGTGGCCTGCGTCGTCCTCGTCACCGCCTTCAACGACTGGAGCAAGGAGCGCCAGTTCCGGGGGCTGCAGAGCCGCATCGAGCAGGAGCAACGCTTCACCGTCGTGCGCCACGGCCGCCAGGCGCAGGTCCCCGTCGCCGAGCTGGTGGTGGGCGACGTCGCCCAGGTCAAGTACG GCGACCTGCTGCCGGCCGACGGCGTCCTCATCCAAGGCAACGACCTCAAGATCGACGAGAGCGCGCTGACGGGGGAGTCCGACCACGTCCGCAAGTCGGCCGACAAGGACCCCATGCTGCTCTCGG GCACCCACGTCATGGAGGGCTCGGGGAAGATGGTGGTGACGGCCGTGGGGGTCAACTCGCAGACCGGCATCATCTTCACCTTGCTGGGCGCCggcggcgaggaggaggaggagaagaaggagaagaaag GGAAGCCCCAGGACGGCGCGGTGGAGAACCTGCAGAGCAAAG CCAAGAAGCAGGACGGGGCGGTGGCGATGGAGATGCAGCCGCTGAAGAGCGCGGAGGGGGGGGACGTGGAGGAACGGGAGCGGAAGCGGAGCAGCGGCCCCAAGAAGGAGAAGTCGGTGCTGCAGGGCAAGCTCACCAAGCTGGCCGTGCAGATCGGCAAGGCAG GGCTGGTGATGTCGGCGGTGACGGTGATCATCCTGGTGCTCTACTTCGTCATCGAGACCTTCGTGGTGGAGGGCCGGCCCTGGCTGGCCGAGTGCACCCCCGTCTACGTCCAGTACTGGGTCAAGTTCTTCATCATCGGCGTCACCGTCCTGGTGGTGGCCGTCCCCGAGGGGCTGCCGCTGGCCGTCACCATCTCCCTCGCCTACTCGGTCAAG aAAATGATGCGGGACAACAACCTGGTGCGTCACCTGGACGCCTGCGAGACGATGGGCAACGCCACGGCCATCTGCTCCGACAAGACGGGGACGCTGACCACCAACCGCATGACGGTGGTGCAGGCTTTCCTGGGGGACACCCACTTCCGCGCCCCCCCAGACCCCGCCGGCATCGCCCCCCGCACCCTCGACCTCCTGGTCCAGGCCATCGCCATCAACAGCGCCTACACCACCAAAATCCTG ccccccgaAACGGCAGGGGGGCTGCCGCGTCAGGTGGGGAACAAGACGGAGTGCgcgctgctggggctggtgctggcgCTGCGCAGGGACTACGAGGCCGTGCGGGCGCAGGTCCCCGAGGAGCGGCTCCACAAGGTCTACACCTTCAACTCCGTCCGCAAGTCCATGAGCACCGTCACGCGCCTGCCCGCCGGCGGCTTCCGCCTCTACAGCAAGGGCGCTTCCGAAATCCTCCTGCGCAG GTGCTGCGCCATCctggggggcggcggggaggcgcGCGCCTTCGGTCCGCGGGACCGGGAGGACGTGGTGCGGAAGGTGGTGGAGCCGATGGCGGCGGCCGGGCTGCGCACCCTGGTCCTGGCTTTCCGCGATTTTCCCCCGGCCCCCGAGCCCCCCTGGGACGACGAGGCCGCCATCGTGGGAGAGCTCACCTGCATCGCCGTCGTCGGCATCGAGGACCCCGTGCGCCCCGAG GTTCCCGACGCGATCCGGAAATGCCAGCGCGCCGGGATCACGGTGCGGATGGTGACGGGGGACAACCTGAACACGGCGCGGGCCATCGCGGCAAAGTGCGGCATCCTGCCCGCCGGCGAGGACTGGCTCTGCCTGGAGGGGAAGGAGTTCAACCGCCGCATCCGCAACGAGAAGGGGGAG atcgAGCAGGAGCGCCTCGATAAGGTGTGGCCCAAGCTGCGGGTCCTGGCGCGGTCGTCGCCCACCGACAAGCACACCCTGGTCAAAg GGATCATCGACAGCACCATCGGGGACCAGCGGCAGGTGGTGGCCGTCACGGGGGACGGCACCAACGACGGCCCCGCGCTCAAGAAGGCCGACGTGGGCTTCGCCATG GGCATCGCGGGGACGGACGTGGCCAAGGAGGCGTCCGACATCATCCTGACGGACGACAACTTCTCCAGCATCGTCAAGGCGGTGATGTGGGGCCGCAACGTCTACGACAGCATCTCCAAATTCCTCCAGTTCCAGCTGACCGTCAACGTGGTGGCCGTGGTGGTGGCCTTCACCGGGGCCTGCATCACCCAG GACTCCCCGCTGAAGGCGGTGCAGATGCTGTGGGTCAACCTCATCATGGACACCTTCGCCTCGCTGGCGCTGGCCACCGAGCCGCCCACCGAAGCGCTGCTGCTGCGCAAGCCCTACGGCCGCAACAAGCCCCTCATCTCCCGCACCATGCTGAAGAACATCCTGGGGCACGCCGCCTACCAGCTCGTCATCATCTTCACCCTCCTCTTCGTCG CTCTTCAACGAGATCAACGCGCGCAAGATCCACGGCGAGAGGAACGTCTTCGACGGCATCTTCGCCAACCCCATCTTCTGCTCCATCGTCCTGGGCACCTTCGCCATCCAG GCACCTTCACCGACCAGGTGGGCTCCGGGGacccccggggacccccagcTGCGGAGGTGACCCATGGGGACACCGGACACAGGAAGGGGGGGgccccacagggacccccccccggggacatCCAGGCACCCAGGggccccccggggacccccgaCAGCCCCAGCGTCTGCTCCATCGTCCTGGGCACCTTCGCCTCCAG atcgTCATCGTGCAGTTTGGGGGGAAGCCCTTCAGCTGCTCCCCGCTCAGCGCCGAGCAGTGGCTGTGGTGCCTCTTCGTGGGCGTCGGCGAGCTCGTCTGGGGGCAG GTGA